One Nicotiana tomentosiformis chromosome 1, ASM39032v3, whole genome shotgun sequence genomic window, CATAAAAtatcttggataattttattaagtatcattctaaggcaaaagcattgctttctactacaaccacattaatatattatggttagttattgAGTTCCCCGAAAGAAATAACAACTTGTGTATCTTTCCTTAAAAGATGCAATGACTATGTGGTTGCCATATTGATACAAAATATTCATATGTCAATGATATTTCTCCTTGAAGGAGATATTTGTCACAAAATTAGTAgtagaaatattaaaattcttaattttcgtcatttataaatttagaattagctttatattgttcatttgattaGGATTTTCTCTCATGACACCAGAAGTGTCTGAGTAATATTTGGTAGTACAACAAAAGCTCCAAAAGAGCTAATtgttgtctagaagacacatgacaccagtagtgtctggtaaatattagattgtggataataaaggaaggctctcgaagagcttatatacaaatatgtcatccatattatatgattatggttaaaacatatgttgtagtaaacttggagtttactaatacaaatggctatcatattgagactataaatgatcggaagattgaaaatcttcatgtttccacaatcatatgggataaatatgtatgtgagaagatACTGCCTTACTCTTtaaatttgtactacatcatgtatcacaatataccagaagtttactaatgcaaaaacaGTCACAGTAAATGagaaatttactgatacaaatgtagccacagtaaatcaaaagtttactgatgcaaaagtttatgccataataaaccagaagtttacttagagataacacatgccatgataaacttgaagttttcatgccattttttaaatgagctatttgagaattcagataagcatatactgaagaactagaagattcttcaagaattctcttgtgttgcttgttctcataataacttgattataccaactaaagttgggactaaaattcccgaattctgaaatatataaaaggtgaatgtgggcccattcacctatcatgtgaaccacttatagatgcatatataagatggGTACGAGTATGTTTATTACCTGCAGTTTGACATTTgaaattgtctttctcaattaagagcataattttcagattatgaaatcaagatagttcatcttgatgatgctagTTTATATTCAAgttagtttagcattgaataccttaTATTAATGGCTAAATTATTTCTTATAAGAACAAAgtctcatgtgttggtctaagattttctaaattgcatacaacaacacttatatgcatcagaccaacaaaatatgataagtcctcccctctcaattggtttaggatcagaaaaCAAATATTTGTattatctaataacttttgatgtgtggtatatgattaatttctctaccacaatgcacaaagatatatTTCCCAAAGAATATTGgggatatgagttagtttttctaatatttggggggatggaataaaacagctgaaaaatatgttatatgaatcgaattatcattaatatgatcctcgcttagaagataattcaagtcaaatgctagaagcatttgctgatccaaaattaaatatcatatttcagctacaAATGCTCTTATTAAAATTAAAGTTCTTGAAGGATAGAGTTTACTGTACGCATGAAGCATGGTAGACCAAttggttccaaaggtaacaatcatTGAAAAGAAtatgagcaaatgatcaaaataatcataataaggaggaaataagctctggaagagcccacgacataacattcatgaaactccagaagaagttcaggtacttgaaaataaagaaagtgatgagatctcaacaagttatgtcgcttgcgAACTGATACGAAATGATCGTcaacgatatatttgatacaatatagttcacaatattgtaaaagattgtgaggatcagacttgtagtccagacacctgaagatttcatgccatctaaatgcaagtcataacctatatgactcatttgattaagtctatatgaagatccctgaaggatttaaaatgcctaaaGTATATAGTTCAAAGTATCgtgaaatgtattcaatcagattacaaagaactttgtatggtttaaagcaaattgggcgtatgtggtataattgccttagtgaatatttgctgaaagagggttacataaatgatgttatttatccatgtatttttataaagaaaatggcatcagaatttgttatacttgctgtttatgttaatgacataaatcttgttggaactctagaagagctccaaaaggcaattgaatatcttaagaaagaatttgagatagaaagatcttggaaaaataaaactttgtcttggattgcaaattgaacatttagcaaacgggatctttatgcatcaatctgcctatacagaaagggttttaaaacgcttttacatggacaaagcgcacccattgagtacaccaatggttgttcgatcacttgaagtgaataaggacccgttccgacctccataagaggatgaggaactccttggtcctgaaacaccttatcttagtgcaattggtgcacttatgtatcttgctaatgctacaaggcctgacatagcattttctgttaatttactagcaagatataactcttctcctactcggagacattggaatgagattacgcatattttgcgatatttaaagggaactcttgatatgggtttgttttatgctaacaaaggtagtgcagatcttgttggttatgcagatgcaggttatttatctgatccccataaagctcgatctcaaaccgggtacgtgtttatatgtggaggtactgtcatatcatggcgctccacaaagcagtcaattgttgctacttcttcaaatcatgctgggATAATAGCTATTTATGAAGCAAGTaaggaatgcgtatggttgagatcagtgattcattttattcaagaaaaatatggtttggagtgtgataaaagatccacaattttatacgaagacaatgctgcatgcatagcccaattgaagggaggatttataaaaggagatagaacgaagcacatttcaccaaaattattctacacacacgatcttcagaaaaatggtgacattgatttgcagcaaatccgttcaagtgacaatccggcagatttattcaataaatctttaccaactttaaCTTTtaagaagatggtatacaagattggaatgcggagactcaaatatttgaaataaggttttcatcagggggagtaaaatacgcgatgtactcttttttccttactaaagtTTTTTCCTACagagttttccttataaggtttttaacgaggcaactaaaaatgcgtattactaaatatgtgtactctttttccttcactagaatttttcccactaggtttttcctagtaaggttttaacgaggcacaatattttttaatgaacatccaagggggagtgtaatgaaaataattatattgtggatgttcatttattactccgctatagataatcttcctgaagaagattatccatttagtactctgttgaagtttatctacaagcagctgatgcaggcaggttgcaagcaactcaatgaaatgatttgcagcagcttcttattaaacaggtaggttgcaagcagctcatgcagacaacttacaagcagctgatgcagccAGGTTgaaagcaactcaatgaaatgatttgcagtagcttcttattaaacaggcaggttgcaagaagctcatgcagacagcttacaagcagctaaagaaaagacTCGCAGCTGctttctttcttctataaatagaagagttttcagttcattatgaacataactttgaaagttgaataaaatattaatctccctctatacttgtcttcagtttatttcttttatattttttattttataacaacttATTCACTAAAATATGTGATGGCAATTGATGTAATAAGTTACAAGAGGCAACAAAGATATTGATTAAAGCAGGCCTGACAATTAGGCCTTGAAAATGCCATAAACGTTCCCTTTATTTACTAAACTGTACGATGGCATTAAACGTAATTATATAGAGCAAAAGTGGTAAATATATTTTTGCTAAAGCTCAACGAAGTGCTGTCTGCTTCTGTTGTTCTTAGGCACTTCTTATATAGGAGAATGATTaacaattattattttcaagaaCTTATAATTTTATTGCTAATGTTTGTTTTATAAGAGATATATTTGAGTATTATCGGAGAAGGTCtaaatatatttttgtatttttaaaaatatctaaaaatattcTCATTATACTATTGAGTTATCTATATCACTGCAGTCatattttgggttcaaatatacctctcatttaaacggaggggcACGTGTTATCATCttattggccaattctaaatatatcctaattaattaaaaatacccaTTATTCATACCcgaaaataattttataaagcaattttttttttgtaaaaattggaaaaactGATTTTTgcttttactaaaaactgaaaaaaatgatttttttttcattttttacaaaaaaatctgctttaaaaaaactgaaaaaaactttctaaaataatatttttgtaaaaactgaaaaataattttctaaagcaattaaaaatggaaaacaaaaaaccgattttttttccaatttttagaaaaacattgcttttaaaaaaaactgaaaaataatttttaaagcaattatttttgtaaaaactaaaaaataaaaactgaaaagcaattttctaaagcaataattttgtaaaaactgaaaaaacaaatatttgtttttgtttttagttaaaaaaaatcaattttttcagtttttaattggtttagaaaattatttttcagttttgttatctagtttttacaaaaacattgttttaaaaaatatttttcagttttttttgaAGCAAAACTTTtgtaaaaaatggaaaaaaaatattttcgttttttttcagtttttagtataAAAAtaatcagttttttccagtttttacaaaaaaataaattgctttataaaattatttttcgggtatggataatgagtatttttaattaattaggagatatttagaattggccgatgagacgatgacacgtgtccctccgtttaaatgagaggtatatttgaacccaaagtatgactgcaggggtatagatagcccaatagtataacgagggatattcttagaccattttttaAAGTACATGGGCATATTTAGACCTTCTCCcgagtattatttatgttattttaaaaaaaaactttatCTATTTTACATGGGATACATGTGCAAAGTGCGCACACTTAAAAagacgaaggcccttagcgaaatattaTTTGTAtgttttaccctttaaaaataaagttcaactagataaaatagtcattaATTTTTAtcctaatatttagtactttaaaatcgactaaattttgattattaaattattttttatttgaattagGTAGAAAATCTTACAATTTAGGATTTTAAAGTCAATTAAAATTTTACttcatataaatatttttcttacTTGAACTATATATGTAATATAATTATAATTCTTCAATGTTAATTTTCATGGATGTATATTCTATTgggaaaataataaattaatgtGTGTTTCTGGTAATGAAATTAAAGTGAGATATATGGCATTTATATTAAATAATCCAAGTATTAAgtgagaaaattaatttttttaaaacggaaaaagaaaaagaaaatgagaatTGAATATACACCACTGATTTATTCGTAGGTTGCCTCTGTGCCCTTCCAATCCAATGTAGAGATAAGACTGTGTACATCTTACACTCCCGAGATCCCCTTTGTGGGAAattctaagagcccgtttggacataagaattttttcaaTTCTTTTCGAAACGTTTTTATTTCTttccgaaatcagtgtttggccataaaattttcaattttcacttgaaaatgaattttgaatttttttgaaaatttgaaaactccaaaaagttatttttcaaaattgttACTCAGATCACTTACAAAATttcaaaacaacccaaaattatattcatgtccaaatacaactttaatttttaaataccatttttacttagaatttttttttttttttttttttttacaattcttatgtccaaacgcccactaagtttgttgttgttgatttattcgTATGTTGTTCCCTTTGCACACTTGTGAAGTTGTGATTAGATTCTATGGGGACGTCCCCGAAAGGACACTTGTGATTAATTTGCTATTTTGTATTGTATCTGGGCAATAAAAGTGAATTTGGAGAAATATGAGGGCCTTTTAGCTAAAGCACCTctaaatttttcttcttttgccGCGTGTCTGATTATATATCCTTTTCCCTTTTCTTTCGATTTGACTCCAGAATTAACCACAATTGACTATCGCACTCACGTCCGCTCCTCAACTCTATTACCCATCCAACCGGTAACTTTCACCGGCCAAACCCGTCCCCACTCACTCACTTTCAAATATCACTTCGATTTCACTTGACTCTCATTTCCACTTCATTTCATTTCGCGTGAATTTCAACACTATTTCATTTCGCATTTGCATTTCAATTTCAATTACATTTGCATTTCAATTTTATACTTCcctcttttctctctctctattaCAGAACTCCGCCTTCAGAGTTCATACTCTGCTTCTCGATCTTTCTCTCTCCTTTCACTTTCTCTCTCATTTCCAATGGAGTATGTACAGAATcactaatttatatatttttgtagATATATTACAAACAGAGAGTTTTTGGAGTTTCAATGGAGACGATTAGCTTATGTAGCTTCGGCGATTTTTCATTTACTGCTGTTTTCTCAACTTCTAAGGAGTTTTGAATAATAAACATCTATTTGGAGACTTTGTTGTGGTGGATCTACTTAAACTAACTACAGCTGTTGGATTTGTGCTTTGATTCCTGGTAAGATTTGAGTTGAATGATCGAGATCGAATTTGTGAATATTAGTATTTTAGTTTCCTTTTTTGCTCTTATTTTGTGTTGACTCTGGTTGACTATCTGTGAAATCTGCTGAGATTATGTCAGTAAATTCTAGTTTATAGCTGAAGTATTCTTGCCGAATTCTGCTGATATACTTGGATAACGTTAGGTTGATCTATGTTGTTGCGTTTTTCTATCGTGACAATTTATTATGTAAAGATGTGATCTTTTGAAGTTCTGGAGAGAATATTTTATAAGGATGATCAGCTGTAGAATATATTTGGGTATAAGATGCGATTCTCTTGATATTTTTTCGCTATTGATGTTTGAGTATAAAGGGTTTGCTTTGATGTAGCTGATGAAATGCGTCAAGAAAACCAAAAGATAAGCAATCATACTCTTGTTGTTTTCGATTTTTGCTGAAATAAGTCTATATACTTCAGGATACGTTGAAGTTGGTAAATTATTCGtcgtttttttcttctttatcccCGTTTTAGCGAAAAAGAGCATATTTTGTCTATTTAAGGGGCTGGTGTATTGTCATATCTCTATATTCATTAGCTTCTGAGAGGGTTAGGTGCTTTTTGGTGTACCTACTATGGCTATTTTCCTGTTATCTTTTCCCATTATCTTTTTACCCTTCGTCTCCAAACCCTTAAATTTGGGGTTCAGTTCGATAGATTTTCTCTGGTGTTTTAGGAAGATTCAAGTTGTTTGATGCTGTCAGTCTGGTGGATTCTTGAATTAGATTTTTAATGGTATTCGATTTGTTTTAATCTGTTTATGAAATCCATCTGATTCTAGAAATATGATGCTTGAAGTTTTTACTTAATTTGTTGTTGAAATCTTCTTTCTAATTCTGTGTGTTTTGACTTGCAGTTGGCTGAAGCATGTGCACTGGCCCAGAAAGACCCAATTCTAGTTCATCTACCAACCAATCCATTACTGATTCTAAATCTAGTATGAAGGGTATTACTAAACTCACGGTTGAGACTGAAGATTCCTTTTCTAGTTTGCTTGAACTTGCTGCAAATAAtgatcttgaaggttttaaaagatCTGTTGAGCGCGGTGCTTCTGCTATTGATGAGGCGGGCCTATGGTTGGTTCGCAAGAAAGGCGCAAAGCAGATTGTTAATGAGGAAAGAACTCCTTTAATGGTAGCAGCCACATATGGAAGCTTAGATGTTTTGAAATTGATTATCTCTAATCCAGTGGTTGATGTTAATCGTGCTTGTGGTCCTAACAAGTGCACAGCTCTTCACTGTGCAACATCTGGCGGTTCTGTCAATGCTGTTGATGCAGTTAAGTTGCTGCTATCAGCTGGTGCCGATCCTAATATTGAGGATTCTAATGGTCAGCGGCCAGCGGATGTGATTGTTGTTCCTCCAAAGCTTCATGGTGCTAGAGCTTCTCTTGAAGAACTGCTTCTGAAAAATTCATCTGATGGTTCAGTTGGTGAGTGCAAATTGAGAGTATCTGTCACTACTTCAAATGGATCCTCTCCCATTCTATCCTCATCACCAGAGAATGGATCTCCATTTTCACCATCCGATTCCTTGTGTTCCCCTATGGCATCAAAGTTCAGTGATATCCCTGCTAATTCTGCACCAGAGAAAAAAGAATATCCAATAGATCCATCTCTCCCTGATATCAAGAATAGTATCTATTCGACGGATGAGTTCCGCATGTTCTCTTTCAAAGTCCGGCCTTGTTCTAGGGCCTATTCTCATGACTGGACAGAGTGCCCATTTGTCCACCCAGGGGAGAACGCTCGCAGAAGAGATCCAAGGAAGTACCATTATAGCTGTGTGCCTTGTCCTGAATTTCGCAAGGGTGCATGCCGGCGGGGTGATATGTGTGAATATGCTCATGGGGTGTTTGAGTGCTGGCTGCACCCTGCTCAGTACCGAACGCGCCTGTGCAAGGATGGTACAAGTTGTGCAAGGCGAGTCTGCTTTTTTGCCCATACTACTGAGGAGCTTAGGCCCTTGTATGTTTCTACTGGATCTGCAGTTCCATCTCCTCGGTCAGCTGCTTCTGCAGCTACTGTGATGGACATGGCTGCAGCACTGAACCTTTTTCCTGGCTCGCCCTCAGCACACTCTGTCATGTCTCCTCCTGCTTTCAACCAACCCATGTCCCCTACTGCCAATGGAATGTCTCATCCGTCTGCACCATGGCCTCAGCCAAATGTTCCCGCTCTTCATCTACCTGGAAGCAATCTACAGTCCAGCCGCCTGAGGTCTTCCCTTAGTGCACGTGACATTCCGCCCGAGGATTTCAGCATGTTGCATGATTTTGATGCACAGCAACTAGTTCTGAATGACATGGCTTGTTATTCACAGCCACATCCTAACTCTTTGAACCGATCTGGTCGGTCCAATACACTAACTCCTTCAAATCTTGAAGAGCTATTTTCTGCCGAGATTACCTCTTCTCCGCGGTATTCTGATCAGGCAGCGGCTTCTGGTGTTTTCTCCCCATCACATAAGTCGGCTTTCTTTAATCAGTTCCAACAACAGCAGAGCATGCTTTCCCCAATTAACACTAATGTCTTTTCTCCGAAAAACATGGAGCATCCTCTTTTGCAGGCTTCTTTTGGTGTTTCATCACCTGGAAGGATGTCCCCAAGAAGCATGGAGCCCATCTCACCTATGAGCGCTCGCCTTTCAGCATTTGCGCAGCGTGAGAAGCAGCAACAGCTGCGCAGCCTCAGCTCCCGTGATCTTGGTTCCAATAATGCCTCCATTGTTGGATCTC contains:
- the LOC104095307 gene encoding zinc finger CCCH domain-containing protein 30-like, translated to MCTGPERPNSSSSTNQSITDSKSSMKGITKLTVETEDSFSSLLELAANNDLEGFKRSVERGASAIDEAGLWLVRKKGAKQIVNEERTPLMVAATYGSLDVLKLIISNPVVDVNRACGPNKCTALHCATSGGSVNAVDAVKLLLSAGADPNIEDSNGQRPADVIVVPPKLHGARASLEELLLKNSSDGSVGECKLRVSVTTSNGSSPILSSSPENGSPFSPSDSLCSPMASKFSDIPANSAPEKKEYPIDPSLPDIKNSIYSTDEFRMFSFKVRPCSRAYSHDWTECPFVHPGENARRRDPRKYHYSCVPCPEFRKGACRRGDMCEYAHGVFECWLHPAQYRTRLCKDGTSCARRVCFFAHTTEELRPLYVSTGSAVPSPRSAASAATVMDMAAALNLFPGSPSAHSVMSPPAFNQPMSPTANGMSHPSAPWPQPNVPALHLPGSNLQSSRLRSSLSARDIPPEDFSMLHDFDAQQLVLNDMACYSQPHPNSLNRSGRSNTLTPSNLEELFSAEITSSPRYSDQAAASGVFSPSHKSAFFNQFQQQQSMLSPINTNVFSPKNMEHPLLQASFGVSSPGRMSPRSMEPISPMSARLSAFAQREKQQQLRSLSSRDLGSNNASIVGSPVGNSWSNWGSPTGKVDWSVNGSGVGRMRRSSSFEQLNNGEEPDLSWVQSLVKESPSEMKEKQAAPISGTVPSGESLSKVDSVDHSVLGAWLEQMQLDQLVA